The following are from one region of the Georgenia sp. M64 genome:
- a CDS encoding acylphosphatase — protein sequence MIRRRVVVRGLVQGVGFRFSCADAAQRAGVRGWAANRPDGTVEAVFEGAPDAVAAMVRWCGRGPRYAEVTGVDVHEEEPEGLAGFDTF from the coding sequence GTGATCCGCCGTCGCGTGGTGGTCCGCGGGCTCGTCCAGGGGGTGGGGTTCCGGTTCTCGTGCGCCGACGCCGCCCAGCGCGCCGGGGTGCGCGGCTGGGCCGCGAACCGGCCGGACGGCACGGTCGAGGCGGTGTTCGAGGGGGCGCCGGACGCCGTCGCGGCGATGGTCCGGTGGTGCGGGCGTGGCCCGCGCTACGCCGAGGTCACGGGCGTCGACGTGCACGAGGAGGAGCCGGAGGGCCTCGCGGGTTTCGACACGTTCTGA
- a CDS encoding NAD-dependent protein deacetylase: MTGDLERTLALLAGRRLAVLTGAGISTDSGIPDYRGPGSPPRTPMTFQQFAGDEAFRRHYWARNHVGWRHLRRAEPNDGHRALARLEARGVVVGIVTQNVDLLHRAAGSRRVIDLHGHYEEVVCLGCGAVVSRAAVHERLTALNPSFDRRVEDVEIAPDADAVISSTADFVVAACDRCGGILKPNIVYFGENVPRDRVADAYALVDEADALVVAGSSLTVMSGLRFVRHAARQGRPVVIVNRGATRGDPLATVKLDAGTSETLTALADRLP; encoded by the coding sequence GTGACCGGTGACCTCGAGCGCACGCTCGCCCTCCTGGCGGGACGGCGGCTGGCCGTTCTCACCGGCGCCGGGATCTCGACCGACTCCGGCATCCCGGACTACCGCGGGCCGGGCTCCCCGCCGCGCACCCCCATGACCTTCCAGCAGTTCGCCGGCGACGAGGCGTTCCGCCGTCACTACTGGGCCCGCAACCACGTGGGCTGGCGGCACCTGCGCCGGGCCGAGCCCAACGACGGCCACCGGGCGCTCGCCCGGCTGGAGGCGCGCGGCGTCGTCGTCGGGATCGTCACGCAGAACGTCGACCTTCTCCACCGCGCCGCGGGGTCGCGCCGGGTGATCGACCTGCACGGCCACTACGAGGAGGTGGTCTGCCTCGGCTGCGGTGCTGTGGTCTCCCGCGCCGCGGTGCACGAGCGGCTCACCGCCCTCAACCCCAGCTTCGACCGCCGGGTCGAGGACGTCGAGATCGCGCCCGACGCCGACGCCGTCATCTCCTCCACCGCCGACTTCGTCGTGGCCGCGTGCGACCGCTGCGGCGGCATCCTCAAGCCGAACATCGTCTACTTCGGGGAGAACGTGCCCCGGGACCGGGTCGCGGACGCCTACGCGCTCGTCGACGAGGCGGACGCGCTGGTCGTGGCGGGCTCGTCCCTCACCGTGATGAGCGGCCTGCGCTTCGTCCGGCACGCCGCGAGGCAGGGCCGGCCGGTCGTCATCGTCAACCGCGGCGCCACCCGCGGCGACCCGCTCGCCACGGTCAAGCTCGACGCCGGCACGTCCGAGACCCTCACCGCCCTCGCCGACCGGCTGCCCTGA
- a CDS encoding multicopper oxidase — translation MSHDRRPARDALGPSRRTVLRAGGAGFGLFLLGSVAGRPVAWEVPASAAIPGGTLDPASIPKYVTPLLVPPAMPRAGRVPLRGGQNADYYEISMRQLAQQMLPADLPPTTVWGYGAVSAAAPRGLLLHNAPSLTIEANAGRPVRVRWINDLVDANGHHLPHLLPVDPTLHWANPPGGAMGRDTRPTTFDAPPEPYTGPVPMVTHVHGAVGVGDESDGYAEAWYLPDADDVPAGYAETGTWYNFFAGKAKEGFDETWGRGYATFQYPNLDRASTNWYHDHTLGMTRLNVYAGPAGFYIIRGGPHGDNAVVDTRTGRRAVLPGPAPRENDAFPPNKTYYEIPLAIQDRSFNTDGSLFYPDTREFFDGLVAPYVPDGEFSPMWNPEFFGNTLIVNGNTWPFLEVERRRYRLRFLNGCQSRFLILDFGGIPGAEAWVVGNEGGFLDAPVDLAAAAGNRLLLGLAERADVILDLTGVPEGSYVLGNVGPDEPFGGGEPHEEDEGDFEPADPDTTGQVMQLRVVPARGPDPTTPPRYLGLPAAAPLPDADRTRGLALIEMMGVGVDAAGDMLDGPVEALLGTVGPSDAEGEVPAGVWVAREWMEPVSENPDVGAVEVWEFYNTTGDAHPMHVHEVAFEVLGREGLVLDELGEVASPATLDGHVTPPEPWETGVKDTVIAYPGQVTRVKMRFDRPGQYVWHCHIVEHEDNEMMRPFRVGPEQPGQPLPPAHGEH, via the coding sequence ATGTCCCACGACCGTCGCCCAGCCCGGGACGCGCTCGGGCCCAGCCGGCGCACGGTCCTGAGGGCCGGCGGCGCCGGATTCGGGCTGTTCCTGCTCGGGTCGGTCGCGGGCCGGCCCGTCGCCTGGGAGGTGCCCGCGAGCGCGGCCATCCCCGGCGGGACCCTCGACCCGGCGTCGATCCCGAAGTACGTCACCCCGCTGCTCGTCCCGCCGGCCATGCCCCGGGCCGGCCGGGTCCCGCTCCGCGGCGGGCAGAACGCGGACTACTACGAGATCTCGATGCGTCAGCTCGCGCAGCAGATGCTGCCCGCGGACCTGCCGCCCACGACCGTGTGGGGTTACGGGGCGGTCAGCGCCGCCGCCCCGCGCGGCCTGCTGCTCCACAACGCCCCGTCCCTGACCATCGAGGCGAACGCCGGACGCCCGGTCCGGGTCCGGTGGATCAACGACCTCGTGGACGCGAACGGCCACCACCTGCCCCACCTGCTGCCGGTGGACCCCACCCTGCACTGGGCGAACCCGCCGGGCGGGGCGATGGGCCGTGACACACGCCCGACGACGTTCGACGCGCCCCCGGAGCCCTACACCGGCCCCGTGCCCATGGTCACCCACGTGCACGGCGCTGTCGGCGTCGGCGACGAGAGCGACGGGTACGCCGAGGCCTGGTACCTGCCCGACGCCGACGACGTCCCGGCCGGGTACGCCGAGACCGGCACCTGGTACAACTTCTTCGCGGGCAAGGCGAAGGAGGGGTTCGACGAGACGTGGGGCCGGGGGTACGCGACCTTCCAGTACCCGAACCTCGACCGGGCGTCGACGAACTGGTACCACGACCACACGCTGGGGATGACCCGGCTCAACGTCTACGCCGGCCCGGCCGGCTTCTACATCATCCGCGGCGGCCCGCACGGCGACAACGCGGTCGTCGACACCCGCACCGGGCGCCGGGCCGTCCTGCCCGGGCCCGCCCCCCGGGAGAACGACGCCTTCCCGCCCAACAAGACCTACTACGAGATCCCGCTCGCCATCCAGGACCGCTCGTTCAACACCGACGGCTCGCTCTTCTACCCCGACACCCGCGAGTTCTTCGACGGCCTGGTCGCGCCGTACGTCCCCGACGGGGAGTTCTCCCCGATGTGGAACCCCGAGTTCTTCGGCAACACCCTCATCGTCAACGGCAACACGTGGCCCTTCCTCGAGGTCGAGCGGCGCCGCTACCGGCTGCGGTTCCTCAACGGCTGCCAGTCGCGGTTCCTCATCCTCGACTTCGGCGGGATCCCAGGCGCCGAGGCGTGGGTCGTCGGCAACGAGGGCGGCTTCCTCGACGCGCCGGTCGACCTCGCGGCCGCAGCGGGAAACCGGCTGCTCCTGGGCCTGGCGGAGCGGGCCGACGTCATCCTCGACCTCACCGGGGTGCCCGAGGGCAGCTACGTGCTGGGCAACGTCGGCCCGGACGAGCCGTTCGGCGGCGGCGAACCGCACGAGGAGGACGAGGGCGACTTCGAGCCCGCGGACCCGGACACCACCGGCCAGGTGATGCAGCTGCGGGTCGTGCCGGCCCGCGGGCCGGACCCGACCACCCCGCCGCGCTACCTGGGCCTGCCGGCCGCAGCGCCGCTGCCCGACGCCGACCGCACGCGCGGGCTCGCACTCATCGAGATGATGGGCGTGGGCGTCGACGCCGCCGGGGACATGCTCGACGGCCCCGTCGAGGCCCTGCTGGGCACCGTCGGGCCCTCCGACGCCGAGGGCGAGGTCCCGGCCGGTGTCTGGGTGGCACGGGAGTGGATGGAGCCCGTCAGCGAGAACCCTGACGTCGGGGCGGTCGAGGTGTGGGAGTTCTACAACACCACGGGCGACGCGCACCCCATGCACGTCCACGAGGTCGCCTTCGAGGTCCTCGGCCGCGAGGGCCTGGTGCTCGACGAGCTCGGCGAGGTGGCGAGCCCCGCCACCCTCGACGGCCACGTCACCCCGCCCGAGCCCTGGGAGACCGGTGTGAAGGACACCGTCATCGCCTACCCGGGCCAGGTCACCCGGGTGAAGATGCGCTTCGACCGGCCGGGCCAGTACGTCTGGCACTGCCACATCGTCGAGCACGAGGACAACGAGATGATGCGACCGTTCCGCGTCGGCCCGGAGCAGCCCGGTCAGCCGCTGCCGCCCGCGCACGGGGAGCACTGA